The genomic window GGCGTTCCCGGGCGTGATGCCAAAGGCCGAGTGGATCGGCAACCCCTTGCGTGCCGAGTTCTTGAATCTGCCCACTCCTGAGCAGCGCTTTGCCGGCCGCAGTGGCCCCCTCAAGGTGCTAGTGGTGGGCGGCAGTCTGGGCGCTCGCGCCCTGAACACGGTCGTGCCGCAAGCACTTGCCTTGATTCCCGAGGGCCAGCGCCCCATCGTGACCCATCAGGCGGGTGAGAAACAAATTGACGAACTGCGCGCCAACTACGCCGCCGCAGGGGTGCAAGCCCATTTGACCCCGTTTATCGACAACACCGCCTTGGCATTTGCCGATGCGGACCTGGTGATCTGCCGCGCCGGCGCCAGCACCGTGACCGAACTGGCCGCAGTGGGTGCGCCAGCGGCTTTCGTGCCTTTCCCGTCCGCAGTGGACGATCACCAGACGTTCAACGCCCGATTCCTGGTCGAGCAAGGGGGCGGCTGGTTGATGCCGCAAGCCACGCTGACGCCCGAATCCTTGGCAGTAATGCTACAAAAAACAGAGCGGCCTGCGCTGATGCAGCAGGCGCTGGGAGCTAAAAAGATGCAAAAACTACATGCCACCGATGCGGTGGTCGCCGCCTGCGAGGAGCTGGCCACATGAAGCACGCCGTTAAACACATCCACTTTGTGGGTATTGGTGGTTCCGGCATGTCCGGCATTGCTGAAGTGCTCAGCAATCTCGGCTACGAGATTTCCGGCTCCGACCTCGCTGACAACGCTACTACCCGTCGCTTGGCCGCCCTGGGTATCAAGACGTATGTGGGCCATGCGGCCGGTCACGTGACTGGTGCCGATGCCGTGGTCACCTCCACGGCGGTGCAGTCCGACAACCCCGAAGTCATTCGCGCCCGCGAGATGAAGATCCCCATCGTGCCCCGCGCGTTGATGCTGGCCGAGCTGATGCGCCTCAAGCAAGGCATTGCGATTGCTGGTACCCACGGCAAAACCACCACCACCAGCCTGGTCGCCAGCGTGTTGGCGGAAGCAGGTCTGGACCCAACCTTTGTGATCGGCGGCCGCCTCAACAGTGCCGGCGCCAATGCGCGCTTGGGCAGTGGCGACCACATCGTGGTCGAGGCCGATGAGTCGGACGCGTCTTTCCTGAACCTGCTGCCCGTGATGGCAGTGGTGACCAACATCGACGCCGACCACATGGAGACCTACGGGCACGATTTCGGCAAGCTCAAGAAAGCCTTTGTCGACTTCCTGCACCGCATGCCTTTTTATGGCACCGCCATTCTCTGCACCGATGACGCCGCGGTGCGCGACATCTGCGAGCAGGTTACCTGCCCGATCACCAGCTACGGCTTCAACGAAGACGCTGAAGTCCGCGCCGTGAATGTGCGCGCCATGAGCGGCCAGATGCACTTCACCGTGCAACGCCGCAACGGCGTGGTGCTGCCCGACATGGAAGTGGTGTTGAACCTGCCCGGTCTGCACAACGTGCTCAACGCCTTGTCGGCGATTGCAGTGGCCGTGGAATTGAACATTCCGGATGCAGCAGTCATCAAGGCACTGGCCGAGTTCAAGGGCGTGGGCCGCCGCTTCCAGCGCTATGGTGACCTCACTTTGCCCGCCAAAGAGGGCGAATCCGGTGGAGTCGTCACGGTCATTGACGACTACGGCCATCACCCCGTCGAAATGGCGGCCACCCTGGCTGCTGCGCGGGGGGCATTCCCCGG from Rhodoferax potami includes these protein-coding regions:
- the murG gene encoding undecaprenyldiphospho-muramoylpentapeptide beta-N-acetylglucosaminyltransferase, giving the protein MKQKVALIMAGGTGGHIFPGLAVAQALIDKGWRVHWLGAPGSMESRIVPSRGIPLELVNFGGVRGKGLKALAFLPFKLLRAFWESLQVVRRVRPDVVVGLGGYITFPGGMMGVLCGKPLVLHEQNSVAGLANKVLAGVADRVFSAFPGVMPKAEWIGNPLRAEFLNLPTPEQRFAGRSGPLKVLVVGGSLGARALNTVVPQALALIPEGQRPIVTHQAGEKQIDELRANYAAAGVQAHLTPFIDNTALAFADADLVICRAGASTVTELAAVGAPAAFVPFPSAVDDHQTFNARFLVEQGGGWLMPQATLTPESLAVMLQKTERPALMQQALGAKKMQKLHATDAVVAACEELAT
- the murC gene encoding UDP-N-acetylmuramate--L-alanine ligase: MKHAVKHIHFVGIGGSGMSGIAEVLSNLGYEISGSDLADNATTRRLAALGIKTYVGHAAGHVTGADAVVTSTAVQSDNPEVIRAREMKIPIVPRALMLAELMRLKQGIAIAGTHGKTTTTSLVASVLAEAGLDPTFVIGGRLNSAGANARLGSGDHIVVEADESDASFLNLLPVMAVVTNIDADHMETYGHDFGKLKKAFVDFLHRMPFYGTAILCTDDAAVRDICEQVTCPITSYGFNEDAEVRAVNVRAMSGQMHFTVQRRNGVVLPDMEVVLNLPGLHNVLNALSAIAVAVELNIPDAAVIKALAEFKGVGRRFQRYGDLTLPAKEGESGGVVTVIDDYGHHPVEMAATLAAARGAFPGRRLVLAFQPHRYTRTRDCFEDFVKVIGAGADAVLLAEVYAAGEAPIVAADGRSLARALRVGGKVEPLFVDDIAAMPLAAIDNARDGDVLICMGAGSIGAVPGRIVDLLQNKELLAQQGRAL